The Catenuloplanes niger genome includes a window with the following:
- a CDS encoding response regulator transcription factor, translating to MLTIAIVDDHPVKRAGLEKFVAETSGLEVATSVRAVEELADDVAFDVAILDVPLRPGGPALSEIETLVGRAPVVVSSTWERPLTFGAVLRTGVRGFTDSRADGRIIVSALFTVGEGGFYVCPRLADRFQSELVRNVNEDPAGLAPREVETLRWIARGLTHSQIAGRMGLTEATVNTYAKRIRAKLNAGNKAELTRMAIELGHMTDTRRFPAA from the coding sequence ATGCTCACGATCGCGATCGTCGACGACCACCCGGTGAAACGGGCCGGTCTGGAGAAGTTCGTCGCCGAGACGTCCGGCCTCGAGGTCGCCACGTCCGTGCGCGCGGTGGAGGAGCTCGCGGACGACGTGGCGTTCGACGTCGCGATCCTGGACGTGCCGCTGCGGCCGGGTGGCCCGGCGCTGTCCGAGATCGAGACCCTGGTCGGGCGCGCGCCCGTGGTGGTCAGCTCCACCTGGGAGCGGCCGCTGACCTTCGGCGCCGTGCTGCGGACCGGGGTGCGCGGGTTCACCGACAGCCGGGCGGACGGCCGGATCATCGTGTCCGCGCTGTTCACGGTGGGGGAGGGCGGCTTCTACGTCTGCCCGCGGCTGGCCGACCGGTTCCAGTCCGAGCTGGTCCGCAACGTCAACGAGGACCCGGCCGGACTGGCGCCGCGCGAGGTGGAGACGCTGCGCTGGATCGCGCGCGGGCTCACCCACTCGCAGATCGCCGGCCGGATGGGCCTGACCGAGGCGACCGTGAACACGTACGCGAAGCGGATCCGCGCGAAGCTGAACGCCGGCAACAAGGCGGAGCTGACCCGGATGGCGATCGAGCTCGGCCACATGACCGACACCCGCCGCTTCCCGGCCGCGTAG
- a CDS encoding right-handed parallel beta-helix repeat-containing protein, with protein MRTGIADASSSARIERVGTKGWGRHRTIGEAIRAAQEGGIVSVAAGRYGECVVVDRTVRIVAESGGVEIAPADGAALEVRAGTAVVQGVTFVSAQPQRAAVVVAGGTVTLDGCEVRGGRAEIAGQASVTLDECTLTGAAGAGLDVADSARVRLHGGAVQQVDGTGLMVRGGARLTLSGTAVRHVTAAGLHLRDAAVAEVERAEISHAAVAAVLVEDEAGATVRDSQFFDNDGDVLRATGSAPFTTDGWPGALPDRPLLDPPAFGPGEPGGVRMERCTVDRTGGTAIHLSGAAHVGVADTRIDTVTAAGVVATGDARLVMTDSHIVRPRSTGVALLGQAHARIEGCSVADSGANGLFLAGDSRVLLRRLGVRQTRYTAVHLGGTAIVTLVDSEISDTPECGVRVTGRAMARIDGGRVERARQSGVAVEETGDAHLRGVTVTEGEVGVRVDSPHRALVENCTISEIAQTGFEAAKGSGPILRNTTIEGCGGAGVFVDADATPVADGLTIDRIGGTGVVVWGGADPVIRSSTIANCKKNGLYLGAEAHGTIEDLDVTGTGYPALYIGAQADPVLRRVHVHDVDEDLTLVDGANATFEQCTADAVGTSTMPVEGANPLVRRAGAVVATSATSARTNTAAGKADPEAAETLPDLLAQLDRLVGLDRVKHDVGSLVKLVQMVQKRREAGLSPPPMSRHLVFAGNPGTGKTTVARLYGRILRALGMLGSGHLVEVDRSALVGEYVGHTAPKTQAAFRRALHGVLFIDEAYALTPDGHGADFGQEAISTLVKLMEDHREEVVVIVAGYPYEMVRFINTNPGLQSRFSRTLTFDDYSTDELVSIVQYQAADHEYHLGPPTIEKLRRYFDSVDRGEGFGNGRFARGVFQHMTEQHAARIAELDSPTTEQLTELGPEDLPDVPEQH; from the coding sequence ATGCGTACCGGGATAGCTGATGCCTCGTCATCGGCCCGCATCGAGCGGGTCGGCACCAAGGGATGGGGCCGGCACCGGACGATCGGCGAAGCGATCCGCGCCGCGCAGGAGGGCGGGATCGTCTCCGTCGCCGCCGGCCGGTACGGCGAGTGCGTCGTCGTGGACCGGACGGTGCGGATCGTCGCGGAGTCCGGTGGCGTGGAGATCGCGCCGGCCGACGGCGCCGCGCTCGAGGTGCGGGCCGGCACCGCCGTGGTGCAGGGTGTGACGTTCGTCTCCGCGCAGCCGCAGCGGGCCGCGGTCGTCGTCGCCGGTGGGACGGTCACGCTGGACGGCTGCGAGGTGCGCGGCGGCCGGGCCGAGATCGCCGGTCAGGCCTCGGTCACGCTGGACGAGTGCACGCTCACCGGTGCCGCCGGCGCCGGCCTGGACGTCGCCGACTCCGCGCGGGTGCGCCTGCACGGCGGCGCGGTGCAGCAGGTGGACGGCACCGGGCTGATGGTCCGCGGCGGCGCCCGGCTGACCCTTTCCGGCACCGCGGTACGGCACGTCACCGCGGCCGGGCTGCACCTGCGCGACGCGGCCGTCGCGGAGGTCGAGCGCGCCGAGATCTCGCACGCCGCGGTCGCCGCGGTGCTCGTCGAGGACGAGGCCGGCGCCACCGTGCGGGACAGCCAGTTCTTCGACAACGACGGTGACGTGCTGCGCGCCACCGGCAGCGCGCCGTTCACCACCGACGGCTGGCCGGGCGCGCTGCCGGACCGCCCGCTGCTCGACCCGCCGGCGTTCGGCCCCGGCGAGCCCGGCGGCGTCCGGATGGAACGCTGCACCGTGGACCGCACCGGCGGCACCGCGATCCACCTCTCCGGCGCCGCGCACGTGGGCGTGGCGGACACCCGGATCGACACGGTGACCGCGGCCGGCGTGGTGGCCACCGGCGACGCGCGGCTGGTGATGACGGACAGCCACATCGTCCGGCCGCGCAGCACCGGCGTGGCGCTGCTCGGCCAGGCGCACGCCCGGATCGAGGGCTGCTCGGTCGCCGACTCCGGCGCGAACGGCCTGTTCCTCGCGGGCGACTCACGGGTGCTGCTGCGCCGCCTCGGCGTCCGGCAGACCCGCTACACGGCCGTGCACCTGGGTGGCACCGCGATCGTCACGCTCGTCGACTCCGAGATCAGCGACACCCCGGAGTGCGGCGTGCGGGTCACCGGGCGCGCCATGGCCCGCATCGACGGCGGCCGGGTGGAACGCGCCCGGCAGTCCGGCGTGGCGGTGGAGGAGACCGGCGACGCGCACCTGCGCGGCGTGACCGTCACCGAGGGCGAGGTCGGCGTGCGCGTCGACTCGCCGCACCGCGCGCTGGTGGAGAACTGCACGATCTCCGAGATCGCGCAGACCGGCTTCGAGGCCGCCAAGGGCTCCGGCCCGATCCTGCGCAACACCACCATCGAAGGCTGCGGCGGCGCCGGCGTGTTCGTGGACGCGGACGCCACCCCGGTCGCGGACGGCCTGACCATCGACCGGATCGGCGGCACCGGCGTGGTCGTCTGGGGCGGCGCCGACCCGGTGATCCGCTCCTCGACCATCGCGAACTGCAAGAAGAACGGCCTCTACCTGGGCGCGGAGGCGCACGGCACGATCGAGGACCTGGACGTCACCGGCACCGGCTACCCGGCGCTCTACATCGGCGCGCAGGCGGACCCGGTGCTGCGCCGCGTGCACGTGCACGACGTCGACGAGGACCTGACGCTGGTGGACGGCGCTAACGCGACGTTCGAGCAGTGCACGGCGGACGCGGTCGGCACCTCCACCATGCCGGTCGAGGGCGCGAACCCGCTGGTCCGGCGCGCCGGTGCGGTGGTGGCCACGTCCGCGACGTCGGCCCGCACCAACACCGCGGCCGGCAAGGCCGACCCGGAGGCGGCCGAGACGCTGCCGGACCTGCTCGCGCAGCTCGACCGCCTGGTCGGCCTGGACCGGGTCAAGCACGACGTCGGCTCGCTGGTCAAACTGGTGCAGATGGTGCAGAAGCGCCGCGAGGCCGGGCTCAGCCCGCCGCCGATGTCCCGCCACCTGGTCTTCGCCGGCAACCCCGGCACCGGCAAGACCACGGTCGCCCGGCTGTACGGCCGGATCCTGCGCGCGCTGGGCATGCTCGGCAGCGGCCACCTGGTCGAGGTGGACCGGTCCGCGCTGGTCGGTGAGTACGTCGGGCACACCGCGCCGAAGACGCAGGCCGCGTTCCGGCGGGCGCTGCACGGCGTGCTCTTCATCGACGAGGCGTACGCGCTGACCCCGGACGGGCACGGCGCGGACTTCGGCCAGGAGGCGATCTCCACGCTGGTCAAGCTGATGGAGGACCACCGCGAGGAGGTGGTGGTCATCGTGGCCGGCTACCCGTACGAGATGGTCCGGTTCATCAACACCAACCCCGGCCTGCAGTCCCGCTTCTCCCGCACGCTCACGTTCGACGACTACTCCACGGACGAGCTGGTCAGCATCGTCCAGTACCAGGCCGCCGACCACGAGTACCACCTCGGGCCGCCGACGATCGAGAAGCTGCGCCGCTACTTCGACTCGGTCGACCGGGGCGAGGGCTTCGGCAACGGCCGGTTCGCCCGCGGCGTGTTCCAGCACATGACGGAGCAGCACGCCGCGCGCATCGCGGAGCTCGACTCGCCCACCACCGAGCAGCTGACCGAGCTCGGCCCGGAAGACCTGCCCGACGTGCCCGAACAGCACTAG